A part of Arachis hypogaea cultivar Tifrunner chromosome 12, arahy.Tifrunner.gnm2.J5K5, whole genome shotgun sequence genomic DNA contains:
- the LOC140177171 gene encoding VAN3-binding protein-like, whose product MKRSEGCWRKKWLPFWSRTGWETEGLWKKNIGDLKIVGIVGKTLKIPLVDEKCEEGREANILLALDSVFEEGELLKRRRKGDLHWKQVSFNMNSNLQVIAKMKSKHMVGTFTKKKKCIVTGVYSDVQAWPGREKEDLIEKRAYFGIKTAERIIEFECESKRDKQFWLDGIQYMLNCRAKAA is encoded by the exons ATGAAGAGATCAGAGGGATGCTGGAGAAAGAAGTGGCTGCCGTTCTGGTCTAGGACAGGGTGGGAGACTGAGGGGCTGTGGAAGAAGAATATTGGAGATTTGAAAATAGTGGGTATTGTTGG aaaaaccctaaaaatccctctAGTCGATGAAAAATGCGAGGAAGGAAGAGAAGCAAACATCTTGCTGGCACTAGACTCTGTTTTCGAAGAAGGGGAGCTTCTAAAGCGTAGAAGAAAAG GAGATCTTCACTGGAAGCAAGTATCTTTCAATATGAATTCAAATTTACAG GTTATAGCAAAAATGAAGAGCAAGCACATGGTAGGAACATTCACCAAAAAGAAGAAAT GTATAGTCACCGGAGTCTACAGTGATGTCCAAGCTTGGCcgggaagagagaaagaagacttAATAGAAAAGAGGGCATATTTCGGAATTAAAACTGCAGAAAGGATaatagagtttgaatgtgagaGTAAAAGAGACAAACAGTTCTGGCTTGATGGGATTCAGTATATGTTGAATTGCCGTGCCAAAGCGgcataa